The Fervidibacillus albus genome contains a region encoding:
- the atpE gene encoding F0F1 ATP synthase subunit C has product MGALAAAIAVGLAALGAGLGNGLIVSKTVEGMARQPEASGLLRTTMFIGVAFVEAIPIMGVVIAFIALFL; this is encoded by the coding sequence ATGGGTGCATTAGCAGCAGCAATTGCAGTAGGTTTGGCCGCTTTAGGCGCAGGTTTAGGGAATGGTTTAATCGTATCAAAAACGGTGGAAGGAATGGCTCGTCAACCGGAAGCAAGCGGACTATTACGTACGACGATGTTCATCGGGGTAGCTTTCGTCGAAGCGATTCCGATCATGGGTGTCGTTATTGCCTTCATCGCACTATTCCTATAA
- the atpF gene encoding F0F1 ATP synthase subunit B, whose amino-acid sequence MINQLALGASGFAPLDSLYQLVAFLILMYLLKKYAWEPLQQTMKDREQYVAGEIEAAEKAKKESEEILEQHREMMKNARQEAQTFVEQAKKQGEIQREEIIRTARAEAEKMKESARIEIQQEKEKAVSALREQVSSLSVLIASKVIEKELNEKDQEALIQEFIEKAGEER is encoded by the coding sequence GTGATCAATCAATTAGCATTGGGAGCATCCGGTTTTGCACCGTTAGATTCGTTATATCAACTGGTCGCCTTTTTAATTCTCATGTATTTATTGAAAAAGTATGCATGGGAGCCGCTCCAACAAACGATGAAAGACCGGGAACAATATGTGGCCGGAGAAATCGAAGCGGCGGAAAAGGCGAAAAAAGAATCCGAAGAAATTTTAGAACAACATCGAGAAATGATGAAAAATGCCCGCCAAGAAGCACAAACCTTTGTTGAACAAGCGAAAAAACAAGGGGAAATTCAACGGGAAGAAATTATTCGTACCGCTCGAGCTGAGGCGGAAAAGATGAAAGAATCTGCTCGAATTGAAATTCAACAAGAAAAGGAAAAGGCCGTTTCTGCCTTAAGAGAACAAGTTTCCTCATTATCTGTATTGATCGCATCGAAAGTGATTGAAAAAGAATTGAATGAAAAGGATCAAGAAGCCCTCATTCAAGAATTTATTGAGAAAGCAGGAGAAGAGCGATGA
- a CDS encoding F0F1 ATP synthase subunit delta — protein MIQTEIGNKYGTALFQLAMEKKETDRIENELLIVKHLFETEKNFHIFLRSPKVSVQKKKETLLNVFSDFSPYIVNTLLIMIERHRVDHVVPMIEQFFQLSYERKGLAVATVETVRPLTDVEKAEISVAFAKKVNKRSLEINNIVNTDLLGGVKIRIGNRIFDGSLRGKLDRLKRELILN, from the coding sequence ATGATACAAACGGAAATCGGAAACAAGTATGGAACTGCTCTTTTTCAGCTTGCAATGGAGAAAAAGGAAACGGACCGGATCGAAAACGAACTACTAATCGTTAAACATCTTTTCGAAACGGAAAAGAATTTCCACATCTTTTTGCGCTCTCCAAAGGTTTCCGTTCAGAAAAAAAAGGAGACGCTACTAAACGTGTTTTCCGACTTTTCGCCTTACATTGTTAATACATTACTCATCATGATCGAGCGCCATCGCGTGGATCATGTCGTACCGATGATTGAACAATTTTTTCAATTATCCTATGAAAGAAAGGGATTGGCGGTTGCAACCGTTGAAACGGTACGTCCGCTTACCGATGTGGAAAAGGCGGAAATTTCGGTAGCTTTTGCGAAAAAAGTCAATAAACGTTCCTTAGAAATAAACAATATCGTTAACACCGACCTGCTCGGTGGTGTGAAAATACGAATCGGCAATCGCATATTTGATGGCAGTTTGCGTGGAAAACTAGATCGCCTCAAACGTGAACTGATCCTGAACTAA
- the atpA gene encoding F0F1 ATP synthase subunit alpha, with product MSIKAEEISALIKKQIENYQAEMDVSDVGTVIEVGDGIARVHGLDNVMSGELVEFSNGVMGLAQNLEQNNVGIIILGPFTDIHEGDEVRRTGRIMEVPVGEELIGRVVNPLGQPVDGLGPVKTSKTRPIESPAPGVMDRKSVHEPLQTGIKAIDALVPIGRGQRELIIGDRQTGKTSVAIDTILNQKDENMICIYVAIGQKESTVRTSVEVLRRHGALDYTIVVTASASQPAPLQYLAPYAGVAMGEEFMYNGKHVLVVYDDLSKQAVAYRELSLLLRRPPGREAYPGDVFYLHSRLLERAAKLSDAKGAGSLTALPFVETQAGDISAYIPTNVISITDGQIFLQSDLFFSGVRPAINPGLSVSRVGGAAQVKAMKKVAGTLRLDLASYRELEAFAQFGSDLDQATQAKLARGARTVEVLKQDLHKPIRVEKQVMILYALTRGFLDDIPVGDIRRFESEFYSWMDQTEPAVLEHIKTTGELPADDEMAETINEFKKMFVPTETAEGK from the coding sequence ATGAGCATTAAAGCTGAAGAAATCAGTGCGCTGATAAAAAAGCAAATTGAAAATTATCAGGCTGAAATGGATGTTTCCGACGTCGGTACCGTAATTGAAGTCGGTGACGGAATTGCCCGCGTTCATGGCCTCGATAATGTTATGAGCGGCGAGCTCGTCGAATTTTCCAACGGTGTGATGGGACTTGCCCAAAACTTGGAACAAAACAATGTTGGGATTATCATTTTAGGTCCATTTACCGATATTCATGAAGGGGATGAAGTTCGCCGTACAGGTCGAATTATGGAAGTTCCCGTAGGTGAAGAATTGATCGGTCGTGTCGTGAATCCGCTCGGTCAACCGGTCGATGGCCTCGGACCGGTGAAAACGTCGAAAACGCGTCCAATCGAAAGTCCTGCACCGGGGGTTATGGATCGGAAATCTGTCCATGAACCGTTACAAACCGGTATTAAAGCGATCGATGCCCTCGTTCCAATCGGTCGTGGACAACGGGAATTAATTATCGGTGACCGGCAAACAGGGAAAACGAGTGTCGCCATCGATACGATTTTGAATCAAAAAGATGAAAACATGATTTGTATATACGTTGCCATCGGACAAAAGGAATCGACGGTACGTACATCTGTTGAAGTTTTAAGAAGACATGGTGCACTCGATTATACGATCGTCGTAACTGCATCCGCCTCACAGCCAGCACCATTACAATATTTGGCACCGTATGCTGGTGTTGCGATGGGTGAGGAATTCATGTACAACGGTAAGCACGTACTTGTCGTATATGACGATTTATCGAAACAAGCGGTAGCTTATCGGGAATTGTCCTTATTATTACGTCGCCCGCCAGGCCGGGAAGCGTATCCAGGGGATGTATTTTATCTCCATTCTCGTTTGTTGGAACGGGCAGCGAAATTGAGTGACGCTAAAGGTGCTGGTTCATTGACGGCCCTTCCTTTCGTCGAAACCCAAGCGGGGGACATTTCCGCCTATATTCCGACAAACGTCATCTCCATTACCGACGGACAAATTTTCTTACAATCGGATTTGTTTTTCTCCGGTGTGAGACCAGCGATTAATCCTGGTTTATCCGTATCCCGCGTAGGTGGTGCTGCGCAAGTTAAAGCGATGAAAAAAGTTGCCGGTACATTACGTTTGGACTTGGCATCTTATCGGGAATTGGAGGCATTTGCCCAATTCGGATCCGACTTGGATCAAGCTACACAAGCAAAATTAGCCCGCGGTGCACGTACGGTGGAAGTGTTAAAACAAGATTTGCATAAACCGATTCGTGTAGAAAAACAAGTGATGATTCTATACGCATTAACCCGTGGATTTTTAGATGATATTCCAGTTGGAGATATCCGTCGTTTTGAAAGCGAGTTTTATAGTTGGATGGATCAAACGGAACCGGCTGTATTGGAACATATTAAAACGACGGGTGAACTGCCAGCGGACGACGAAATGGCAGAGACGATTAACGAGTTTAAAAAGATGTTCGTCCCGACAGAAACGGCAGAAGGAAAATAA
- the atpG gene encoding ATP synthase F1 subunit gamma encodes MASLREIKSRIQSTKKTSQITKAMQMVSASKLNRAETAAKSFEPYMEKIQEVVSSIAQGVDHTSHPMLVHRPIRKTAYLVITSDRGLAGAYNSNVLRKVYQDIQSRHQSEDEYYVIAIGRVAKDFFEKRGVNILLDIVGLHDHPTFMEIKGLTQQTVGMFIDGTFDELYIYYTQYMSAINHKVVDRKILPLSEMKGNGNHLSYEFEPNANDIMEVLLPQYAESLIFGAILESKASEHAARMTAMKNATDNAMELISTLTLSYNRARQASITQEITEIVSGAQALE; translated from the coding sequence TTGGCATCTTTAAGGGAGATTAAAAGCCGAATTCAATCGACGAAAAAAACGAGCCAAATTACGAAGGCGATGCAAATGGTGTCCGCATCGAAATTGAATCGGGCGGAAACCGCTGCAAAATCCTTTGAACCATATATGGAAAAAATTCAAGAAGTCGTAAGCAGCATTGCCCAAGGGGTGGATCATACATCCCATCCGATGCTCGTCCATCGACCGATCCGAAAAACGGCATACTTGGTCATTACGAGCGATCGCGGTTTGGCTGGTGCTTACAACAGTAACGTATTGAGGAAGGTGTACCAGGATATTCAAAGCCGACATCAATCGGAGGATGAATATTACGTCATCGCCATCGGTCGGGTCGCAAAGGACTTTTTTGAAAAACGCGGTGTAAACATTTTGTTAGATATTGTCGGATTACACGATCACCCGACTTTTATGGAAATTAAAGGGCTCACGCAGCAAACGGTCGGTATGTTTATCGACGGCACTTTCGATGAATTGTATATTTACTATACCCAATATATGTCTGCCATCAATCATAAAGTCGTCGACCGGAAGATACTACCGCTTTCAGAAATGAAAGGAAACGGTAATCATTTATCCTACGAATTTGAACCGAATGCAAACGACATTATGGAAGTGCTCCTTCCCCAATACGCGGAAAGTCTCATATTCGGTGCGATTTTAGAAAGTAAAGCGAGTGAGCATGCTGCGCGGATGACGGCGATGAAAAATGCTACGGATAATGCGATGGAATTAATTAGTACGTTAACATTAAGTTACAACCGTGCAAGACAAGCGTCGATCACCCAAGAGATCACCGAAATTGTCAGCGGTGCCCAAGCTTTAGAATAA
- the atpD gene encoding F0F1 ATP synthase subunit beta translates to MNKGYILQVMGPVVDVKFDNGHLPKIYNALKVTYEAQSAAEVDIDLTLEVALHLGDDTVRTIAMASTDGLMRGMEVVDTGRPISVPVGDVTLGRVFNVLGDAIDLDGKLEEGIKRDPIHKPAPNFEQLSTEVEILETGIKVVDLLAPYIKGGKIGLFGGAGVGKTVLIQELIHNIAQEHGGISVFAGVGERTREGNDLYYEMKDSGVINKTAMVFGQMNEPPGARMRVALTGLTMAEYFRDEQGQDVLFFIDNIFRFTQAGSEVSALLGRMPSAVGYQPTLATEMGQLQERITSTNVGSVTSIQAIYVPADDYTDPAPATTFAHLDATTNLERKLSEMGIYPAVDPLASTSRALTPEVVGEEHYEVARRVQQILQRYKELQDIIAILGMDELSDEDKLVVHRARRIQFFLSQNFHVAEQFTGQPGSYVPVKETVRGFKEILDGKWDHLPEDAFRLVGTIEDAVEKAKQMGVEV, encoded by the coding sequence ATGAATAAAGGATACATCCTGCAAGTAATGGGCCCGGTAGTCGACGTTAAATTTGACAATGGACATTTGCCAAAAATATATAACGCTTTGAAAGTAACCTACGAGGCCCAATCTGCAGCGGAAGTAGATATCGATTTAACACTTGAAGTCGCCTTACATTTAGGGGACGATACGGTTCGGACGATCGCCATGGCTTCAACGGACGGATTAATGCGTGGCATGGAAGTCGTAGATACAGGTCGCCCCATTTCCGTTCCTGTTGGCGACGTCACCTTAGGTCGAGTATTTAACGTATTAGGTGATGCGATTGACTTAGATGGAAAATTGGAAGAAGGAATCAAACGGGATCCGATTCATAAACCAGCGCCAAACTTTGAACAATTATCGACGGAAGTAGAAATTTTGGAAACGGGTATTAAAGTCGTTGACCTACTTGCCCCATATATTAAAGGTGGAAAAATCGGATTGTTTGGTGGTGCAGGTGTCGGAAAAACTGTATTGATCCAAGAGCTCATCCATAACATCGCTCAGGAACACGGCGGTATTTCGGTATTTGCCGGCGTCGGAGAAAGAACCCGAGAAGGTAATGACTTGTATTACGAGATGAAAGATTCCGGCGTTATTAATAAAACGGCGATGGTATTCGGTCAAATGAACGAGCCACCTGGAGCGAGGATGCGCGTTGCGTTGACCGGATTGACGATGGCTGAATATTTCCGAGATGAACAAGGACAAGACGTGCTTTTCTTTATCGATAATATTTTCCGGTTTACCCAAGCCGGTTCGGAAGTGTCCGCCTTGCTCGGACGGATGCCTTCTGCCGTTGGTTATCAACCGACGTTAGCAACGGAAATGGGACAGCTTCAGGAGCGGATTACATCGACAAATGTCGGTTCCGTAACGTCTATCCAAGCGATTTACGTTCCTGCCGATGACTATACAGACCCGGCTCCGGCTACGACCTTTGCTCACTTGGATGCAACGACAAACCTTGAACGGAAACTTTCGGAAATGGGGATTTACCCGGCCGTTGATCCGCTTGCATCCACATCCCGTGCTTTGACACCGGAAGTGGTCGGAGAAGAACATTATGAGGTCGCACGCCGCGTCCAACAAATTTTACAACGGTATAAAGAATTACAAGATATTATCGCCATTTTAGGTATGGATGAATTGTCCGACGAAGACAAACTCGTCGTTCATCGTGCCCGTCGAATTCAATTCTTCCTATCGCAAAATTTCCACGTAGCTGAACAATTTACCGGTCAACCAGGTTCCTATGTGCCGGTTAAGGAAACGGTTCGCGGATTCAAGGAAATTTTGGACGGAAAATGGGATCATCTCCCTGAAGACGCATTCCGCTTAGTCGGAACGATCGAAGATGCGGTTGAAAAGGCGAAACAAATGGGCGTTGAAGTTTAA
- a CDS encoding F0F1 ATP synthase subunit epsilon: MKTVAVSIVTPDGPVYESEVEMVSTKALSGDLGILPGHVPMVAPLAIGSVRLKKGKELDLVAVSGGFLEVKPDKVTILAQSAERADEIDIERAIRAKKRAEERLRQQAQSNIDFKRAELALRRALNRISVAQQKN, encoded by the coding sequence ATGAAAACTGTTGCCGTAAGTATCGTAACTCCTGATGGCCCCGTGTACGAATCAGAAGTGGAAATGGTGAGTACAAAGGCGTTGAGCGGCGATCTTGGCATTTTACCTGGTCACGTCCCTATGGTGGCTCCCCTTGCCATCGGTTCGGTACGGTTGAAAAAAGGGAAAGAGCTCGACCTCGTAGCGGTAAGCGGTGGTTTTCTCGAAGTAAAGCCGGATAAGGTGACCATCTTGGCTCAATCGGCGGAACGGGCAGATGAGATCGATATCGAACGTGCCATACGGGCGAAAAAACGGGCAGAAGAACGGTTACGCCAACAAGCCCAATCAAATATCGACTTTAAACGGGCGGAATTGGCATTAAGGCGTGCATTGAACCGGATTTCAGTCGCTCAACAAAAAAATTAA
- the ndhC gene encoding NADH-quinone oxidoreductase subunit A codes for MNIFYNSFLLIIVFFLVAFFLPVLSFFIGKWLRPATKKGKREGTYESGIEPYHDSRVPFSPQYYLFALLFVIFDIEVLFLFPWAIAYENLGFFALVEMNVFTVMLLFSFLYAWKKKVLEWE; via the coding sequence ATGAACATTTTTTACAATAGCTTTTTACTTATCATTGTGTTTTTTCTCGTCGCCTTTTTTCTACCTGTTTTATCCTTTTTTATAGGAAAATGGCTGAGACCGGCTACGAAGAAAGGGAAACGGGAAGGAACGTATGAAAGTGGGATCGAACCATACCACGATTCACGGGTTCCATTTTCACCCCAATATTATTTATTTGCCTTGTTATTTGTCATTTTTGATATCGAAGTGCTTTTCCTCTTCCCTTGGGCGATTGCCTATGAAAACCTCGGTTTCTTTGCCCTCGTAGAAATGAACGTGTTCACCGTCATGCTGTTATTTAGCTTCCTGTATGCTTGGAAAAAGAAGGTGTTGGAATGGGAATAA
- a CDS encoding NADH-quinone oxidoreductase subunit C, producing the protein MKTKIDRKHPRIDSVTSIWEGAMWPECEAYNLLGIQFDGHRISIEFF; encoded by the coding sequence ATGAAAACGAAGATCGATCGAAAGCATCCACGCATCGATTCCGTTACATCCATTTGGGAAGGGGCGATGTGGCCGGAATGTGAAGCATATAATCTGCTAGGCATCCAATTTGACGGACATCGAATCTCTATTGAATTTTTTTAG
- a CDS encoding DUF1146 family protein: MLENIGYSSMFSILSHLLFIGLAWWALQSLNIEKFFRANRVAQARLLYIMLAIAIGSTVSNFFLDYFIWSNQITYIFQ, encoded by the coding sequence ATGTTAGAAAATATCGGTTATAGCAGTATGTTTAGTATTTTATCCCACTTGTTATTTATCGGCCTCGCTTGGTGGGCGTTGCAATCATTAAACATTGAAAAATTTTTCCGTGCAAATCGAGTAGCCCAAGCCCGCTTGTTATACATCATGTTAGCCATTGCTATCGGTTCGACTGTCAGCAATTTTTTCCTCGATTACTTTATTTGGTCAAATCAAATTACATATATTTTCCAATAG
- a CDS encoding YwmB family TATA-box binding protein, producing the protein MEWKNGFFAVFVFIFIFILFMNNRALVANDSDLNKMMDVIEENKGKVTGWQLMAREPITIDDEMRLEQKEKWIRQYPHFTWKEGGGEEEWILSGTYTESDDLYKEKIQIVTTRRNSVHEGYILYELGGTKWSENIRLSTEKKVHHMLPQLFHKTPALFACITGVFNDMMDIAVMEKALEINRIFKGEIVEKLEEDEFVSLTSKSPYFSNELTAVDKTFNVQISVRKNNTSEDAVFAIGTPILTIEY; encoded by the coding sequence ATGGAATGGAAAAACGGCTTTTTTGCAGTTTTTGTATTCATTTTTATTTTTATTCTGTTTATGAACAATCGGGCATTAGTAGCAAATGATTCCGATTTGAATAAAATGATGGATGTAATCGAAGAAAATAAAGGGAAAGTGACCGGATGGCAACTGATGGCAAGGGAACCGATAACGATCGATGACGAAATGCGATTGGAACAAAAGGAAAAATGGATTAGGCAATATCCTCATTTTACGTGGAAGGAAGGCGGAGGAGAGGAAGAATGGATTCTTTCAGGTACGTATACCGAAAGTGATGATTTGTACAAAGAAAAAATACAAATCGTAACGACACGACGAAATTCGGTGCACGAAGGCTACATTCTTTATGAATTGGGCGGTACGAAATGGTCGGAAAACATTCGGCTTTCGACCGAGAAAAAAGTACACCATATGTTGCCACAGCTTTTCCACAAAACGCCAGCATTATTTGCTTGTATTACCGGAGTTTTCAATGATATGATGGATATTGCTGTAATGGAAAAAGCGTTGGAAATTAACAGAATTTTCAAAGGTGAAATCGTGGAAAAATTAGAAGAAGACGAATTTGTTTCCTTAACTTCAAAAAGTCCATATTTTTCCAACGAACTTACTGCAGTTGACAAAACATTTAATGTACAAATATCCGTACGAAAAAACAACACTAGTGAAGATGCGGTGTTCGCCATCGGCACACCTATCTTGACAATTGAATATTAA
- the murA gene encoding UDP-N-acetylglucosamine 1-carboxyvinyltransferase — translation MEKIIVRGGKKLNGTVKIEGAKNAVLPVIAASLLASDGKSIIRDVPALADVYTINEVLRNLKADVVFDNQTVTIDATNGLSYEAPFEYVRKMRASVLVMGSLLARLGRARVALPGGCAIGSRPIDQHLKGFEAMGAIVKVGNGFIDARVDGKLKGAKIYLDIPSVGATENIMMAATLAEGTTIIENCAKEPEIVDLANYLTKMGAIVKGAGTEVIRIEGVDRLYGVEHTIIPDRIEAGTFITAAAITGGNVYVKGAVPEHISSLIAKLEEMGVTFIEEKDGLRVISPEKLKAVDIKTMPHPGFPTDMQAQMMAVLLRAHGTSMITETVFENRFMHAEEFRRMNADIKIEGRSVIMNGPCNLQGAEVSATDLRAGAALVIAGLAAEGITKITELHHIDRGYVNFHGKLASLGADIERITEQEIPVFETVTG, via the coding sequence TTGGAAAAAATCATCGTCCGTGGCGGGAAAAAATTAAACGGTACAGTAAAAATCGAAGGAGCGAAAAATGCCGTTTTACCTGTAATCGCCGCATCGTTATTAGCAAGTGATGGAAAAAGCATAATACGAGATGTGCCGGCTTTAGCCGATGTTTATACAATTAATGAAGTATTGCGTAACTTAAAAGCCGATGTCGTTTTTGATAATCAAACGGTTACAATCGATGCAACGAATGGGCTTTCCTATGAAGCTCCCTTTGAATATGTTCGGAAGATGAGGGCTTCGGTATTAGTCATGGGCTCCCTTTTAGCGAGACTCGGCCGTGCCCGCGTCGCACTTCCAGGAGGATGCGCGATCGGTTCGAGACCGATCGACCAACATTTAAAAGGTTTTGAAGCGATGGGTGCCATTGTAAAAGTAGGAAATGGATTTATCGATGCCCGGGTAGATGGAAAGTTAAAGGGTGCGAAAATTTACTTAGACATCCCAAGTGTGGGTGCGACGGAAAATATTATGATGGCTGCCACGTTGGCGGAAGGAACGACCATCATTGAAAACTGCGCGAAAGAACCGGAAATTGTCGATTTGGCCAATTATTTAACGAAGATGGGTGCAATCGTAAAGGGAGCGGGAACAGAAGTCATTCGTATTGAAGGAGTGGACCGCCTTTACGGAGTGGAACATACCATTATCCCCGATCGAATCGAGGCGGGTACGTTCATTACCGCTGCTGCGATTACGGGTGGAAATGTTTATGTAAAAGGTGCGGTTCCGGAACATATTTCCTCATTGATCGCAAAATTAGAAGAAATGGGTGTGACATTTATTGAAGAAAAAGACGGCCTTCGCGTCATTTCCCCAGAAAAATTGAAAGCCGTCGATATTAAAACAATGCCCCATCCTGGATTTCCGACTGATATGCAGGCGCAAATGATGGCGGTACTGTTACGAGCCCATGGAACGAGTATGATTACAGAAACGGTTTTTGAAAATCGATTTATGCATGCAGAAGAATTCCGCCGGATGAACGCCGATATTAAGATTGAAGGTCGTTCGGTGATTATGAACGGACCTTGCAACTTGCAAGGGGCTGAAGTCAGTGCAACGGATCTAAGGGCCGGTGCGGCGTTAGTAATCGCCGGTTTGGCCGCAGAAGGCATTACGAAAATAACGGAACTCCATCATATCGATCGGGGTTACGTCAATTTTCATGGGAAATTGGCTTCCCTCGGTGCAGATATCGAGCGGATTACAGAACAAGAAATTCCCGTTTTTGAAACGGTTACAGGTTAA
- the spoIID gene encoding stage II sporulation protein D: MEREAPIILKRLKPFIVAGVVLAIATIFIPSILVLPFTSDKVSGRLKETTEEDWNTRLTEASAVEIAVYRTELDKVEHLPIEQYVVGVVASEMPANFEEEALKAQSLAARTYIIKQLVTDHDLALLKGGDVDDTESHQVYKSIDELKKQWGTDFFKNIEKIRQAVYETKGEVIVYGDEPIQASYFSTSNGFTENAEDYWKTAFPYLKSVESPWDSESPKFQDTKVIEVSEFEKILNVQLTDGQIGEITAWTDGKRVAKVKIGEKQFTGREIREKLGLNSTDFTWERKGNEIIIETKGYGHGVGMSQYGANGMAKEGKSYIDILKYYYTGVEITEATPFLENTVVKK; the protein is encoded by the coding sequence ATGGAAAGGGAGGCGCCAATCATTTTGAAACGACTGAAACCGTTCATCGTAGCCGGAGTAGTGTTAGCAATTGCTACCATATTCATTCCAAGCATCCTCGTTCTTCCCTTTACTTCCGACAAAGTAAGCGGCCGGTTGAAGGAAACGACGGAAGAAGATTGGAATACTCGTTTAACTGAAGCTTCCGCCGTGGAAATCGCCGTTTATCGTACGGAATTGGACAAGGTGGAACATTTGCCGATTGAACAATACGTCGTCGGTGTCGTCGCTTCGGAAATGCCTGCGAATTTTGAGGAAGAAGCGTTGAAGGCACAAAGTTTAGCCGCTAGAACGTACATTATTAAACAGCTCGTCACGGACCACGACCTAGCTTTATTAAAGGGGGGGGACGTGGACGATACGGAATCCCATCAAGTGTACAAAAGCATTGATGAACTGAAAAAACAGTGGGGGACAGATTTTTTTAAAAATATCGAAAAGATTCGGCAAGCCGTTTATGAAACGAAAGGTGAAGTGATCGTCTACGGGGATGAACCGATCCAAGCATCTTACTTTTCAACGAGCAACGGGTTTACCGAAAACGCGGAAGACTATTGGAAAACGGCTTTCCCATATTTAAAAAGTGTCGAAAGCCCATGGGATTCGGAATCTCCAAAATTTCAAGATACGAAGGTCATCGAAGTTTCGGAATTTGAAAAAATATTAAACGTTCAACTGACAGACGGACAAATCGGGGAAATTACCGCCTGGACGGATGGAAAACGGGTGGCAAAAGTAAAAATTGGCGAAAAACAATTTACAGGGAGGGAAATTCGGGAAAAGCTCGGGTTGAATTCTACCGATTTTACTTGGGAACGAAAAGGAAATGAAATTATCATCGAAACGAAAGGGTACGGGCATGGTGTTGGGATGAGCCAATATGGAGCGAACGGAATGGCAAAGGAAGGGAAATCGTACATCGATATTCTTAAGTATTATTACACAGGGGTAGAAATTACCGAAGCGACCCCCTTTTTAGAAAACACCGTCGTGAAAAAATAA
- a CDS encoding VanZ family protein — protein MKLLRWLITCAPFAYGGLIWYLSGRPSDAVIQFQFADSMIKESLHLVEFAILYFLIVLAFLANGQLTKKENLIAAVIAIVYGLIDEVHQSFVPYRSATIIDFVKDTVGVLIVYTIINQGYILKKNSIGKWLETFQRSFTKNV, from the coding sequence TTGAAACTACTTCGTTGGCTCATTACATGCGCTCCGTTCGCCTATGGTGGACTGATTTGGTATTTATCAGGAAGGCCGAGCGATGCGGTCATTCAATTTCAATTCGCCGATTCGATGATTAAGGAATCTTTACATTTAGTCGAATTCGCCATTTTATATTTTCTCATCGTACTCGCTTTTCTTGCTAACGGACAACTGACAAAAAAAGAGAACTTAATCGCTGCTGTAATTGCTATCGTTTATGGCTTAATAGATGAAGTTCACCAATCTTTCGTCCCGTACCGTTCAGCAACAATTATCGATTTCGTCAAAGATACCGTCGGCGTGCTCATTGTCTATACCATCATCAATCAAGGATATATTTTAAAGAAAAATAGCATCGGCAAATGGCTTGAAACGTTTCAACGATCGTTTACGAAAAATGTTTAA